Sequence from the Flavobacterium sp. J372 genome:
CAATCTCTGCAATAGTTTTATCGAGAAAGTATTACTATATTCTTTTTTGCGGTATTTTGTTACCGGCTGTATACCCTGTATCACATTAGTAATAAAGATTTCATCAGCTTTCTGAAGGTCAAATGGTGATATAGAGCTTTCAACAACTTCAACCTCATCAATCTTTTTCGCTAAAGCGATTATCTGCTTTCTCATTACACCATTCAGGCATCCGTCACTTACAGGAGGAGTAATCAGTTTACTGCCCATCAGCATAAAAACATTACCCTGCAGGGCTTCTACAACATTTTTCTCATCATTTACCAACAGGCAGTTTTGCAGCCCGTTTTCATGGGCATATATGCTGCCTGTAATGTGAACCATTTTATTTGTGGTCTTCAGCGTTGAAATAAGCTGTTTTGAGACATAAAAATCTTTGTAAAGGTCAACTTCATAATCTGCATCAGTAAATGAATATAAAGCGCTATTCAGCGCCTCTGCGGTGATAATAAATTCAGTATTATTATCCGTTGGCAGATACTTACCTCCCGGCTTTCTGAAAATCGATAATCTTATCCTGTACGAAGAGGTGCTTTCGAATGATGAGAGCAACAGCTTTACCTGCTCTTCCATATACTCCATAGTGAAATGCATAGGTATTTCCATACGTACAATGCGCATGGAAGCCATAAGCCTGAAATAATGGTCTTCAAGAAACAGCACCTTGCCATCAACCACTTTCATGGTTTCAAAAATGCTGTCACCGTAAAGAAATGCGCGGTTTGTGTGTAATGGTATGGCAGCTTCAGCCATTAATGTGCCGTTGTAATTTATCATAAAAAATGCCCTGAAATATCAGGGCAAATATAGCGTAAAGCTGTAGCTTTTCCTAAACTGAGCCAAGCACATGTTTCAGGTCGCTCACCTGGTTTTCCCAAAGCTGCTTAGATTCCTGTATATCATTTTCTTCAGCGAAGTCAACTACCATTAGTGATACATCTTTTGTTATCTCATCAACTAAAATACGCAGTTCAAAATAATAATCGCTATCCTTATCATTTTCGTCAACCCACCTGAATTTTACCTTCTCACCTGTTTTTTTTGACGACATACGGGCCTTCTCTTCACTGTCATCCCATATAAATGTGAAGTATTCACCCCTGCTGTTTACATTATCGGCAAACCATTCAGATAGTCCTGAAGGCGTGGAAATATACTGGTAAAGAAGTTGTGGTGAAGAAGTTATGGGAAACTCAAGCTCGTATTTTATTTTTTCGTCCATTTCAGTATTAAATTTCGGGAAATATAGAATATTTAACATTCATAAAAAAGCATTTTTACAAATTATTTTTTTCAGCAAAATATATTTGCATCGTTTAAATTTAGTGCTATATTTGCACCCGCATTCAAGGATGTACAAACCGAATAAAATGGCGAGGTAG
This genomic interval carries:
- a CDS encoding START-like domain-containing protein; the protein is MDEKIKYELEFPITSSPQLLYQYISTPSGLSEWFADNVNSRGEYFTFIWDDSEEKARMSSKKTGEKVKFRWVDENDKDSDYYFELRILVDEITKDVSLMVVDFAEENDIQESKQLWENQVSDLKHVLGSV
- a CDS encoding aminotransferase class IV; translation: MINYNGTLMAEAAIPLHTNRAFLYGDSIFETMKVVDGKVLFLEDHYFRLMASMRIVRMEIPMHFTMEYMEEQVKLLLSSFESTSSYRIRLSIFRKPGGKYLPTDNNTEFIITAEALNSALYSFTDADYEVDLYKDFYVSKQLISTLKTTNKMVHITGSIYAHENGLQNCLLVNDEKNVVEALQGNVFMLMGSKLITPPVSDGCLNGVMRKQIIALAKKIDEVEVVESSISPFDLQKADEIFITNVIQGIQPVTKYRKKEYSNTFSIKLLQRLNAAVRLG